Proteins found in one Solitalea lacus genomic segment:
- a CDS encoding gliding motility-associated C-terminal domain-containing protein, which produces MIKLYKTSAFYPVISVKLPGLFSLLLLLFLSSSFFSFAQTCNRSLGEPVVNITFGTADLPTSRSVLKPEDGSTGCKFQSSGLTGPNTYILSAASGKSAGHFNKWHDAPDHTLNDKNGNMLIIDQSISNIPVYELTVNGLCSGVKYEFSAWVANLLIPDGVDPNVIFNIRDVKTNIIIKTVRTGDLMETSHILWKQQTLMFEVPDGETSIKFEVELANEGRIGNDIAIDDITICPCLPDLQIILPDAVCEGEPATLHSSFTPNVFEHLIYQWQRSANTKNWQIIDAAESAELYLNNALPGFYYRVIVYGQGNINCINENVISNVVELKTKKCKTDVAITIQSEKKPVEPGDELKYTLKTINNGPITARMVNVIDDLPPDMLYMRTLVTKGEAIFNAQNRSLAWKIDSLLNNETAELELWVIVESNRTLVNKAIITYSEEDLYTANNTAVDIKYRAIPNVITPNGDGFNDFFQLPTNEQEFNRLKIFNVWGKMVYQSDNYQNNWNGSELPIGTYYYSLERRYNDRKSEQLTGYIQLLR; this is translated from the coding sequence ATGATCAAACTGTACAAGACCTCAGCTTTCTACCCTGTAATATCAGTAAAATTGCCAGGCTTATTTTCCCTATTACTCCTTCTCTTTCTTTCTTCTTCTTTTTTTTCCTTTGCTCAAACTTGTAATAGAAGCCTTGGGGAACCTGTGGTGAATATTACGTTTGGGACAGCAGATTTACCGACAAGCAGAAGTGTTTTGAAACCTGAGGATGGAAGCACTGGCTGTAAATTTCAATCATCAGGACTGACAGGACCTAATACCTATATTTTGAGTGCTGCATCAGGGAAATCAGCTGGTCATTTTAATAAATGGCATGATGCTCCGGATCATACTCTGAATGACAAAAATGGGAATATGTTAATTATTGATCAATCTATTTCTAATATACCTGTCTATGAACTAACTGTAAATGGTTTATGCTCAGGTGTGAAGTATGAATTTTCTGCTTGGGTAGCAAATTTATTAATTCCGGATGGGGTAGACCCAAACGTTATTTTTAATATAAGAGATGTTAAAACAAACATAATTATAAAAACGGTCAGAACTGGGGACCTAATGGAGACTTCTCATATTCTTTGGAAACAGCAAACTCTTATGTTTGAAGTGCCGGATGGAGAAACCTCAATAAAGTTCGAGGTAGAGCTAGCAAATGAAGGCAGGATAGGCAATGATATAGCTATTGATGACATTACCATATGCCCCTGTTTGCCAGATTTGCAAATTATATTACCTGATGCAGTTTGTGAAGGTGAACCTGCAACTTTGCATTCATCTTTTACACCCAATGTATTTGAACATCTGATCTACCAATGGCAGCGAAGTGCAAATACAAAAAACTGGCAAATAATTGACGCGGCCGAAAGCGCAGAACTTTATTTAAATAATGCTTTACCTGGTTTTTATTATCGTGTAATTGTTTATGGGCAGGGGAATATAAATTGTATCAATGAAAATGTAATTAGCAATGTGGTTGAGTTGAAAACAAAGAAATGTAAAACTGATGTGGCCATCACTATCCAGTCGGAGAAAAAGCCGGTTGAGCCTGGCGATGAGTTAAAATATACCTTAAAGACCATTAATAACGGACCTATAACTGCTAGAATGGTAAACGTTATAGACGACTTACCCCCTGATATGCTGTATATGCGAACGCTGGTAACAAAGGGTGAAGCTATCTTTAATGCTCAAAACCGTTCTCTGGCTTGGAAAATAGATTCATTGTTGAACAACGAAACCGCCGAGTTGGAGCTTTGGGTAATAGTAGAAAGCAATCGTACATTGGTTAATAAAGCAATTATAACCTACAGTGAAGAGGATTTGTATACGGCGAATAATACAGCCGTAGATATTAAGTACCGCGCAATACCCAATGTAATTACGCCTAATGGCGATGGCTTCAACGACTTTTTTCAACTACCCACCAATGAACAAGAGTTTAATCGTTTGAAAATTTTTAACGTTTGGGGCAAAATGGTGTACCAAAGTGACAATTATCAAAATAACTGGAATGGCAGCGAACTCCCCATTGGGACCTATTATTATTCATTGGAGAGGAGGTATAATGACCGGAAGTCAGAGCAGTTGACTGGGTATATACAATTACTAAGGTGA
- the pssE gene encoding PssE/Cps14G family polysaccharide biosynthesis glycosyltransferase, whose protein sequence is MIFLTIGTQEPFDRLIKAVDEIAEIIDRPIIAQVAKTSYVVKNMQAHEFVSPTEFNSYFNQAKLIISHAGMGTIITALEKEKPIIVLPRIAKLGEHRNDHQLATAKSFDKLKYIHVAYNEHQLKDKLLSLLNEDLKPLHKIGKFASKELLNSIQSFIES, encoded by the coding sequence ATGATTTTTTTAACCATAGGTACTCAAGAACCCTTTGATAGACTAATTAAAGCTGTTGATGAAATTGCAGAAATCATTGATAGGCCGATAATAGCTCAAGTTGCTAAAACTAGCTATGTAGTAAAAAACATGCAGGCACATGAATTTGTTAGCCCTACTGAGTTTAATTCATACTTTAACCAAGCTAAACTCATCATCAGTCACGCTGGAATGGGAACAATTATTACTGCTCTTGAGAAAGAGAAACCAATAATTGTTTTACCTCGAATAGCAAAATTGGGTGAACACAGAAATGACCATCAATTAGCTACAGCAAAAAGTTTTGATAAACTAAAATATATCCATGTTGCGTACAATGAGCACCAACTTAAAGACAAACTTTTGTCATTATTAAATGAGGATTTAAAACCACTTCATAAAATTGGAAAATTTGCTTCAAAGGAACTCTTAAACTCAATTCAAAGCTTCATTGAATCATAA
- a CDS encoding oligosaccharide biosynthesis protein Alg14 codes for MKILAIASGGGHWIQLQRLVPAFVDHEVVYISTSLGFAAMVKDHQFYSVPDANRWNKLKLIKMGYIVFNKVFSIKPNVIISTGAAPGLMGIIAGRLIGSKTIWIDSIANAEKLSMSGKIASFFAHKCYTQWSHLTSSKVIFHGNIIG; via the coding sequence ATGAAAATACTCGCTATTGCCTCTGGTGGTGGTCATTGGATACAACTTCAAAGATTGGTTCCGGCATTTGTGGATCATGAGGTTGTCTACATATCAACAAGTCTTGGATTTGCTGCTATGGTAAAAGATCATCAATTTTATTCTGTACCCGATGCCAACAGATGGAATAAGCTAAAACTTATCAAGATGGGCTATATAGTTTTTAACAAAGTCTTTTCAATAAAACCAAATGTTATTATTTCAACTGGGGCTGCGCCTGGTTTGATGGGAATAATTGCAGGAAGATTAATTGGTAGTAAAACGATTTGGATAGACAGTATTGCTAATGCTGAGAAATTATCAATGAGCGGCAAAATAGCGTCTTTTTTCGCCCATAAGTGCTACACACAGTGGTCACATTTAACCTCTTCAAAAGTTATTTTTCACGGTAATATTATAGGATGA
- a CDS encoding glycosyltransferase has protein sequence MKLLFVTNMYPNKDHIYNGIHVKEQIEYLSKNYPIEHQIYFINGRASKLNYIKSILGISNLIRKENFDIIHIHFGLSGLFLLFNPFIITPILITLHGSDTNPNKSGGLLLKITMMVVNRVNKVIILNERMLSLFYKQSFKLNKIPCGINVKVFDSKRKNTKEVFRIGFPGDRKRPEKNFKLFKSITDSLIVENKNIEIIEFHNLTRNQVIENLSKLDCLLMTSLNEGSPQIIKEAMAGGIPIISTNVGDVQYLLSGVKNCYVIDSFDPDKFIIPLENLIALEAAQRVTNGKQRIEELQLDQDSVVSKIYDLYKEILNEKEN, from the coding sequence ATGAAACTATTATTTGTGACCAATATGTATCCAAATAAGGATCATATATATAATGGCATCCATGTTAAAGAACAAATTGAATATTTATCGAAAAACTATCCTATAGAACATCAAATTTATTTCATTAATGGGCGTGCTTCGAAGCTTAACTACATTAAAAGTATTTTAGGTATTAGTAACCTCATCCGAAAAGAAAATTTTGATATAATTCATATACATTTTGGTTTATCGGGTTTATTCTTATTGTTCAATCCTTTTATTATAACGCCCATTCTAATCACGTTACACGGAAGCGATACCAATCCTAATAAGAGTGGGGGCTTGTTATTAAAAATCACTATGATGGTTGTTAATAGGGTTAACAAAGTGATTATTCTAAATGAAAGAATGCTTTCTTTATTTTATAAGCAATCCTTTAAGTTAAATAAAATACCCTGTGGTATAAATGTTAAAGTATTTGATAGTAAACGGAAAAACACTAAAGAAGTTTTTCGAATTGGTTTTCCCGGAGATAGAAAACGGCCTGAGAAGAATTTTAAATTATTCAAAAGTATTACAGATAGCTTAATTGTTGAGAATAAAAATATTGAAATTATTGAATTTCATAACCTAACAAGAAATCAAGTAATAGAAAACTTAAGTAAACTTGACTGTCTTTTAATGACCTCGTTAAATGAAGGATCACCTCAAATTATTAAAGAAGCAATGGCTGGAGGTATACCTATTATTTCAACAAATGTAGGAGATGTCCAATATTTATTATCGGGAGTTAAAAACTGCTATGTCATAGATTCGTTTGACCCTGATAAATTTATTATTCCCCTTGAAAATCTTATAGCTTTGGAAGCTGCACAAAGGGTTACTAATGGAAAACAAAGAATTGAAGAACTCCAACTTGATCAGGATTCTGTTGTGTCAAAAATTTACGATTTATATAAAGAGATTCTTAATGAAAAAGAAAATTAG
- a CDS encoding glycosyltransferase: protein MNENRKPRILICTTSQFGYLTDTYKYCEYAKNRFDITYICWDYNRPRIELTDIKVHYVTRAGNLLRRNYRLLNSIYNAIKWGLFDNVFIVYIRGVSFVKFLFPKTSINLDIRTASVHKNLINRTTYNFFLKLESLAFANISVISEGVAKSLGIKKYSLLPLGGENFKTKHIEDSHLTFIYVGSLQGRDILTFVKAFYEFSNNANLAQQCSLKIIGDSPENELQILKEFISSNKVKNIQLLGRINQDKLKPYFDNADIGISYVPITPWYEFQPPTKTYEYLVSGLPVLATATYENKKIITQKNGVLIKDNLESIVKGLHVIMDNYNKYIYDPEEIKKESKCFSWEYIVSEEFELIINRK, encoded by the coding sequence ATGAATGAAAATAGAAAACCAAGAATATTAATCTGCACTACAAGTCAGTTTGGATATCTAACCGATACATATAAGTATTGCGAATACGCAAAAAATAGATTCGACATTACATATATATGCTGGGATTATAATAGGCCCAGAATTGAGCTAACTGATATTAAAGTTCATTATGTAACTAGAGCTGGAAATTTATTAAGGAGGAATTATAGATTGCTTAATTCTATTTATAATGCCATTAAATGGGGCCTATTCGATAATGTTTTTATAGTATACATAAGGGGGGTCTCATTTGTTAAATTTCTATTTCCTAAAACATCTATCAATTTAGATATTCGTACAGCTTCCGTACATAAAAACTTGATAAATCGTACAACATATAATTTCTTTCTTAAACTTGAATCTCTGGCTTTTGCTAATATTTCTGTAATTAGTGAAGGTGTAGCTAAATCCCTTGGCATAAAAAAATATTCGCTATTGCCTTTAGGAGGAGAAAATTTTAAAACAAAACATATTGAAGACTCTCATCTTACATTTATTTATGTGGGTTCTTTACAAGGAAGAGATATTTTAACTTTTGTAAAGGCATTTTATGAGTTTTCCAATAATGCTAATTTAGCTCAGCAATGTTCATTAAAAATAATAGGTGATAGCCCAGAGAATGAACTTCAAATTCTTAAAGAATTTATCAGTTCTAATAAAGTAAAAAACATTCAGTTACTAGGAAGAATTAATCAGGATAAATTGAAACCATATTTTGACAATGCTGATATAGGGATCAGTTATGTGCCAATAACTCCTTGGTATGAGTTTCAACCTCCTACTAAAACATATGAGTATCTAGTTTCCGGCTTGCCAGTTTTAGCTACTGCAACTTATGAAAATAAAAAAATAATTACTCAAAAAAACGGTGTATTAATTAAAGATAATTTAGAATCCATAGTGAAAGGATTACACGTAATAATGGACAATTACAATAAATATATATATGATCCTGAGGAAATAAAAAAAGAAAGTAAATGTTTTTCATGGGAGTACATTGTCTCTGAGGAATTTGAGTTAATTATTAACAGGAAATAA
- a CDS encoding glycosyltransferase family 4 protein, which produces MTSLTKVEKLKVALILISDGFSGAEKVVWQTIKYLEDQIDFYLITNSELKPFFNTVISEKKTLDIGSLFQHRKSKYSRLFENRFYNAVEWYLFLKSSKVKEFIKKSDIKLIHPHLENSLYLATTSKTTNSKIIYTVHDVISFINNHYKALKQRKKISRYFNKVDNVIFVSSYTKKVYENELNNIPQNTIIYNGVEDSGPPQEIEYNTHTGNINLLFVGGEKTVKGADILLEAIDILVNQKHITNCNVSMLGSYPVNNNTNQLIKKYKLNKYVTVFGFIASPNHLNYFKKADILIVPSRSEAQPLAILEGFNLGIPIIATNVGGIPEILTDGENGLLCNPNCNDLADKIELLLSNQKLRATISKNNFEHSKRFQINTMIENLKRFYTTL; this is translated from the coding sequence ATGACAAGTTTAACAAAAGTAGAAAAGCTAAAAGTCGCTTTAATATTAATTTCAGATGGCTTTAGTGGGGCGGAAAAAGTTGTATGGCAAACGATAAAGTATTTAGAAGACCAAATTGACTTTTATTTGATTACAAATTCGGAATTAAAACCTTTCTTTAACACAGTAATTTCTGAAAAAAAAACTTTAGACATTGGTTCATTGTTCCAACATCGTAAATCAAAATATAGTAGATTATTTGAAAACAGATTTTACAATGCAGTTGAATGGTACCTATTTTTAAAGAGTTCTAAAGTAAAGGAGTTTATAAAAAAGAGTGATATTAAGTTAATTCATCCTCATTTGGAGAACTCACTTTATCTTGCTACAACAAGCAAAACTACCAATAGTAAGATAATTTATACGGTACATGATGTAATATCATTTATTAACAATCATTATAAAGCTTTAAAACAGCGAAAAAAAATTTCGCGCTATTTTAATAAAGTAGACAATGTAATTTTTGTATCATCATATACAAAAAAAGTATATGAAAATGAGTTAAATAATATACCACAAAATACGATTATTTATAATGGTGTTGAAGATAGTGGCCCACCACAAGAAATAGAATACAATACTCATACTGGTAACATCAATTTATTATTTGTAGGTGGGGAGAAAACAGTTAAAGGGGCTGATATATTATTGGAAGCAATAGATATACTTGTAAACCAAAAACACATAACAAATTGTAATGTAAGTATGTTGGGTTCATATCCTGTAAACAATAATACTAATCAATTAATTAAAAAATACAAATTAAATAAATATGTAACCGTATTCGGATTTATAGCCTCACCCAACCATCTCAATTATTTTAAAAAGGCAGATATCTTAATTGTACCATCAAGATCTGAAGCACAGCCTTTAGCCATCTTGGAAGGTTTTAATCTAGGTATTCCAATTATAGCAACTAATGTGGGTGGGATTCCAGAAATTTTAACAGATGGAGAAAATGGTTTATTATGCAATCCAAACTGTAATGATCTTGCTGACAAAATCGAATTACTTTTATCTAATCAAAAATTAAGAGCTACTATTTCTAAAAACAATTTTGAACATTCTAAAAGGTTTCAAATAAATACGATGATTGAAAATCTGAAGAGATTCTATACAACGCTATAA
- a CDS encoding glycosyltransferase family 2 protein — translation MKIKVSVIIPVYNVSIYLDKCLSSAINQTLKEIEIIVVNDGSTDDSSKVIQQYALIDKRIIVINKLNEGLPYARKSGIEKAQGEFIYHLDGDDYLELNGIEELYIKAQKTNADIVVGDFILNYLDLNKKEIIRYADFGELDNQDFLCQLIKWKQFFSCGKLIRSNLYKLNNIEFIKKISYGEDNVSMSQLVYNSKKIVKSNIVVFNYVQRNSSISNKVSYESSKQLLTSSMFVRNFLLSKPIKNQLKSHLLYFNLRNIYNYFQNNRKIDLYQKEIKEILNSGYERDVELMKILKVEPFRVRVVLKLLQTHLSLALIGLHIFLFLGKIKNLNKI, via the coding sequence ATGAAGATTAAAGTTTCTGTCATTATTCCAGTTTATAATGTTAGCATATATTTAGACAAATGTCTTTCTTCTGCTATTAACCAAACTCTAAAAGAAATTGAAATTATAGTGGTTAATGATGGCAGTACTGATGATTCTTCAAAAGTCATTCAGCAATATGCTTTAATAGACAAAAGAATTATTGTTATCAATAAATTAAATGAAGGGTTGCCTTATGCACGCAAATCGGGAATTGAAAAGGCTCAAGGCGAATTTATATATCATTTAGACGGCGATGATTATTTAGAGTTAAATGGTATAGAAGAATTATATATTAAAGCTCAAAAAACGAATGCTGACATTGTTGTAGGTGATTTTATTCTAAATTATTTGGATTTAAACAAAAAGGAGATTATTCGATATGCGGATTTTGGAGAGTTGGACAATCAAGATTTTTTATGCCAGTTAATAAAGTGGAAACAGTTTTTTTCATGTGGTAAGTTAATTCGTTCAAATTTATATAAGTTGAATAATATTGAATTTATAAAGAAAATTTCTTACGGTGAAGACAATGTTTCAATGTCTCAGCTTGTCTACAATTCTAAAAAAATTGTAAAATCAAACATAGTTGTATTCAACTATGTACAAAGAAATAGTTCTATTTCGAATAAGGTTAGTTATGAGAGTAGTAAGCAATTGCTAACGTCTTCAATGTTTGTTAGAAATTTTCTTTTAAGCAAACCAATTAAAAATCAACTTAAATCTCATCTACTTTATTTTAATTTAAGAAACATATATAACTATTTTCAAAACAATAGAAAAATAGATTTATATCAAAAGGAAATAAAAGAGATACTAAATAGTGGTTATGAGAGAGATGTTGAACTGATGAAAATTTTAAAAGTTGAACCGTTTCGAGTAAGGGTGGTCTTAAAGCTCTTGCAAACCCATTTAAGCTTAGCATTGATAGGGCTTCATATTTTTTTGTTTCTTGGTAAAATTAAAAATCTGAATAAAATATAA
- a CDS encoding glycosyltransferase family 2 protein: protein MEKIAAVVVTYNRLTLLKECIYAIRSQTRSLDCILVVNNGSTDGTKEWLNAQNDLCVIHQENLGGAGGFHNGMKLAFEKGYDLIWCMDDDGIPADNSLEKLTFFASNSDYDAISPLIIAKDDNEKLAFSFPHPYIENVVIDNQTELKEIFKDKLDGITHLFNGILFKRKVIEKIGLPKKEMFIWGDEREYHFRILKNNLKNTTIFDAIQVHPKDRLMYKITEKGTWIYDSVLDWKSYCVFRNNGYIQKMLGHSPLRQIKHYISYYWTSNISLFLKLKSIIFFLRAFMAGYRDDFTKKLPY, encoded by the coding sequence ATGGAAAAAATTGCTGCAGTAGTTGTAACCTATAATCGCTTAACATTATTAAAAGAATGTATTTACGCAATTCGGTCCCAAACCAGATCTCTCGATTGCATTTTAGTTGTTAATAATGGTAGTACTGATGGCACCAAGGAATGGTTAAATGCACAAAACGATTTGTGTGTAATTCATCAAGAAAACTTAGGGGGGGCTGGTGGTTTTCATAATGGGATGAAATTGGCGTTCGAGAAAGGTTATGATTTAATTTGGTGCATGGATGATGACGGAATACCTGCAGATAATTCCTTAGAAAAATTAACATTTTTTGCATCTAATAGTGACTATGATGCGATTAGTCCACTTATTATTGCTAAAGATGACAATGAAAAACTAGCATTCTCGTTTCCTCATCCGTACATTGAAAATGTAGTTATTGATAACCAAACTGAACTTAAAGAAATATTTAAAGATAAATTGGATGGCATTACTCATCTTTTCAATGGAATTCTTTTTAAAAGAAAAGTAATTGAAAAAATTGGCCTGCCCAAAAAAGAAATGTTCATCTGGGGTGATGAAAGAGAATATCATTTTCGAATATTAAAGAACAACCTAAAGAATACAACAATTTTTGATGCAATACAAGTTCATCCAAAAGATAGGTTAATGTATAAAATAACGGAGAAAGGGACTTGGATTTATGATAGTGTGTTGGATTGGAAAAGTTATTGCGTATTTAGAAATAATGGATATATACAAAAGATGTTAGGACATTCCCCATTAAGACAAATTAAACATTATATATCATACTATTGGACTTCGAATATTTCTCTTTTTCTTAAGTTAAAAAGTATAATCTTTTTTCTTCGTGCATTTATGGCTGGTTATAGGGATGATTTTACCAAAAAACTACCCTACTAA
- the glf gene encoding UDP-galactopyranose mutase, producing MHKYDYLIVGAGLFGSVFAHEATKKGKRCLVIDRRTHTGGNIYCENIEGINVHKYGAHIFHTNDKKIWDYVNSFVEFNRYTNTPIANFKGELFNLPFNMNTFYQLWKVKKPEEAKAKIVEQVKKANINTPTNLEEQAISLVGTDIYEKLIKGYTEKQWGRKATELPAFIIKRLPVRFTYDNNYFNDRYQGIPIGGYNKLTEGLLNGIDVKLGVDYFKDRTKLDQSASKIVFTGKIDEFYDFRFGALEYRSLRFEHETLENKNYQGNAVVNYTDAETPFTRIIEHKHFEFGCQDKTVVTKEYPEDWQPGKETYYPVNDEKNNTLFKQYQTLAEQERNVIFGGRLAEYKYYDMHQVIGSALVRVNKELNIQIADTL from the coding sequence ATGCATAAATACGACTACCTGATTGTTGGAGCTGGATTATTCGGTTCTGTTTTCGCACACGAGGCAACAAAAAAAGGAAAACGTTGCTTGGTCATTGATCGTAGAACTCACACCGGGGGAAACATTTATTGTGAAAATATTGAGGGGATTAATGTACACAAGTATGGAGCGCATATTTTTCATACCAACGACAAAAAGATTTGGGACTATGTGAATTCTTTTGTTGAGTTTAATCGCTATACCAATACACCAATTGCTAATTTTAAGGGAGAATTATTTAACCTCCCCTTTAACATGAACACCTTTTATCAACTTTGGAAGGTGAAAAAACCTGAAGAGGCCAAAGCAAAAATTGTAGAGCAGGTTAAAAAAGCAAACATTAATACTCCTACCAACTTAGAAGAACAAGCAATTTCATTAGTAGGAACTGATATTTATGAAAAGCTGATTAAGGGCTATACGGAGAAACAATGGGGGCGCAAAGCGACTGAGTTACCGGCATTTATTATAAAGCGCTTACCTGTTCGATTCACTTACGATAACAATTATTTTAACGATAGGTATCAAGGTATTCCTATTGGAGGTTATAATAAACTTACTGAAGGTTTACTGAACGGAATTGATGTAAAATTAGGAGTAGATTATTTCAAAGACCGTACAAAGTTAGACCAATCAGCCTCTAAAATTGTATTTACAGGTAAGATTGATGAGTTCTACGATTTCCGTTTCGGAGCCTTGGAATACCGCAGTTTGAGATTTGAGCATGAAACATTGGAAAATAAAAATTATCAAGGTAATGCTGTTGTGAATTATACAGATGCGGAAACTCCTTTTACTCGCATCATAGAACACAAACACTTTGAGTTTGGTTGCCAGGATAAAACGGTGGTTACCAAAGAGTATCCTGAAGATTGGCAACCGGGAAAAGAAACTTATTATCCTGTGAATGATGAAAAAAACAACACTTTGTTTAAACAATATCAAACACTGGCAGAGCAAGAACGTAACGTAATTTTTGGAGGCCGCTTGGCAGAATATAAATATTACGATATGCACCAAGTGATTGGATCTGCATTAGTAAGAGTTAATAAGGAATTAAATATACAAATTGCCGATACGCTTTAA
- a CDS encoding flippase, with translation MSIKKNLAYNILLSVSNIIFPIITFPYVSRVLGPEGTGLTNFVLSFCQYFILLSALGISIYGVREIAKTKDNIEGRSKVFIELFLIRLLTTIIVLVPYFITILYFDKFSSHNALYLWGGLYIFFNLFSIEWFFTGMENFKYITSRSIIIKFISIGALFLFVKEKSDVLPYFLITVFGLIFNSFVNIRYSLKYLKLNISYKELYYKPHVRPMLVIFGSTVAISVYVLMDTILLGLLADEKAVGYYSAALKLNKLSLTIITSLGAVLVPRLSNAVAKNDQAEIKRLIGQSFNFVYTLGIPIMVGIFALAPELTLVFSGKEFLPSVLAMRILCPITLIIGLSNIFGIQILTPLSKDRQLLFSVLSGTIISLLLNFILIPLFHENGAAITNLIAETVVTVLTFYFARKYLTFELNLKAFTQNVLSALPIFLLAEAAKLIFSQPFYVLVATLIGSMVLFGATQLYIIKNQIAIDFFLTLKSKLNYA, from the coding sequence GTGAGCATAAAGAAGAACCTTGCCTATAATATATTGTTATCCGTTTCAAACATCATCTTCCCTATTATTACATTTCCCTATGTTTCAAGAGTATTGGGGCCTGAAGGAACTGGCTTAACAAATTTTGTTCTGTCCTTTTGCCAATATTTTATTTTACTCTCTGCATTGGGCATAAGTATATATGGTGTAAGGGAGATAGCAAAAACAAAAGACAATATTGAAGGACGAAGCAAGGTATTTATCGAATTATTTTTGATAAGATTGTTAACTACGATTATTGTACTGGTACCTTATTTTATAACCATCCTTTATTTTGATAAATTCTCTAGCCACAATGCTCTTTATTTGTGGGGTGGTCTCTACATTTTCTTTAATTTATTTTCCATAGAATGGTTTTTCACCGGAATGGAAAATTTTAAATACATCACCTCCCGTTCCATTATCATAAAATTCATTTCTATTGGTGCCCTTTTTCTATTTGTTAAGGAGAAGTCGGATGTACTGCCTTATTTCTTAATAACTGTTTTCGGTTTAATCTTCAATAGCTTCGTTAATATTCGTTATTCATTGAAATACCTCAAGCTTAATATTTCGTACAAAGAGTTATATTATAAACCGCATGTCCGGCCTATGTTAGTCATCTTCGGATCAACCGTTGCTATCAGTGTGTATGTCCTGATGGATACCATATTGTTAGGATTACTTGCCGATGAAAAAGCCGTTGGCTATTATTCTGCTGCTTTAAAGCTAAACAAACTAAGCCTAACGATAATCACTTCATTGGGGGCTGTATTGGTTCCAAGATTATCAAACGCTGTTGCTAAAAATGATCAAGCAGAAATAAAGCGACTGATTGGACAATCTTTCAACTTTGTATATACATTAGGCATACCTATTATGGTTGGAATTTTTGCCTTAGCACCCGAGCTGACATTGGTTTTTTCAGGCAAAGAATTCCTCCCAAGCGTATTGGCCATGAGAATCCTTTGTCCAATAACACTGATAATTGGGCTATCAAATATTTTTGGCATTCAAATTCTTACACCTCTTTCTAAAGACCGTCAACTCCTATTCTCCGTCTTAAGTGGAACCATAATAAGTTTGCTATTAAACTTTATTTTAATACCACTTTTCCATGAAAACGGGGCAGCAATCACAAATTTAATAGCAGAAACTGTTGTAACTGTTTTAACTTTCTATTTCGCAAGAAAGTACTTAACATTTGAATTAAATTTAAAAGCGTTTACTCAAAATGTACTTTCAGCATTACCCATTTTTTTATTAGCGGAAGCTGCAAAATTAATATTTAGCCAACCATTTTATGTGTTAGTGGCAACCTTAATTGGTTCTATGGTATTGTTCGGTGCTACTCAATTGTACATTATTAAAAATCAAATTGCTATTGACTTTTTTTTAACTTTAAAATCCAAACTGAACTATGCATAA